CGGATACGCCGCGCAACCGGAACCCTCTTGACGCCGTCCTCATCCATCAGCGTGACTGCAACGTGCGCACGCGCGCGTGCCCGCGTTTTTCTACACACCGTCACCGTACGGCCGATGAACTGAAGGGAGCCGGGATGAGACTGCTCCTCGTCGAGGACGACAACCACGTCGCCGCCGCTCTGTCCGCGGTCCTGGCCAGGCACGGCTTCGACGTGACGCACGCCCGCAGCGGCGAGGAGGCTCTCCAGGCGCTCGTTCCCGAGGGCGCCGGTTTCGGTGTCGTACTGCTCGACCTGGGCCTGCCCGACCAGGACGGCTACGAGGTGTGCGGCAAGATCCGCAAGCGCACCAGCATCCCGGTGATCATGGTCACCGCGCGCTCCGACGTCCGCTCCCGTATCCACGGCCTCAACCTGGGCGCCGACGACTACGTGGTGAAGCCGTACGACACCGGAGAACTGCTCGCCCGTATCCACGCCGTCAGCCGGCGCACCGTCCACGAGGACGCCGCGGCCG
This genomic window from Streptomyces sp. DG2A-72 contains:
- a CDS encoding response regulator transcription factor, translating into MRLLLVEDDNHVAAALSAVLARHGFDVTHARSGEEALQALVPEGAGFGVVLLDLGLPDQDGYEVCGKIRKRTSIPVIMVTARSDVRSRIHGLNLGADDYVVKPYDTGELLARIHAVSRRTVHEDAAAGGESVLKLGPMHIDLPTRRVSVDGSVVQLTRKEFDLLALLAQRPGVVFRREQIISEVWRTSWEGTGRTLEVHVASLRAKLRMPALIETVRGVGYRLVAPTP